In the Telopea speciosissima isolate NSW1024214 ecotype Mountain lineage chromosome 6, Tspe_v1, whole genome shotgun sequence genome, TAGAGTGTGATAAATGGTTCACATATATCTGTATGTATGATCTCCCCTCCCCCTGAATGACGCCCCGTCTtgccccatgtgtttgggtgcagcctACGTCCCTTGCTCTCCTGGGCAGAGAACATCACCCCTTTTATTGTTAAGGTTATGAAATGAAGTACGCAAATTATTTTCAAGAACCGGATCTAAATGCAAGAGATAATAAACTATCGACCCATGGACTAGATCCAACTAAGATACTATTTTTGTACAAATTAAACATTGTACCATCAATATTAAACACAAATCCTTTAAGTGTTGTTCCTGAAAACAGAAATCaagttcttgaaaaaaaaaaaagatggaataAAACATATCTCCAAATCAAGAATAAATCAAACTGCATGATAAGTTTGTACACTCCAGCCACCTTCACTTGAGATTACATccaattttttaatagataCTCCTCTTATTTTTCATCGGAGGTCTTGTATGCAGAAATTCTTACATAATATTGGCAATATGGATTGTAGAAGCAGAGTTAATCCACCAATTATTATGATCAGTATATACCAAATTAgacttaaaataaatataaaacgataatgtatcttcttttttttccaccATATGAACTGTAAGCAATCCTTCTTGAATTGCAATttttcttgcaaaagaagcattTGGATTCCTTATTGTCTTCGTTCTTTATAggcattttttacttttcttcatTAGTGAGAACTTGTAGGATAGCTTCTTTTTATGAGTGGTCAGATATACACTTTCTACCTTTTCATTCTTCAATCTCACCTCTTGATGATGTGCTCGCGCACTCCTTTGCCATAAGGATGTTGGCCAATGCCTTATCAAAGATCTTGAACTGATCATCAATAGCCTTCATGTAGCCCTTAACTCCTCAAATATATAATTTCTTTCTAGAAATTAAATTTGAAAACTGTTTCTATTGACAAAAACAAACAACCTCAATATATAAATAGTTTTTATTAATAATGTCTCCAACAAATAAATTTATAACAATGATTTCACTGATTTAATTCGGTCAGATCGGTAAACAGGAAAATCGGTCAGGTTAAGGGTCAGTTCTCGTGCAAGGTCTAGGTCGGGGCAGATCACGGGTCATGGGTTTGGATTGCACAATGGGCTTCTTATTAATTTATAAGGGACCAAAATGTTAGTTATACCCACAACCTGATTAATTCATaaggcccaaaaaaaaaataaagcccATCATCATTATAGGGCCCAAAACATTAATTAATTGAGCTAAAAATAATTAAAGCCCATATCTTCAAAGGAAGCATCAATGGAGGAAtatttctccatcttcttcctcccattttcaaacccaaaaattgtAAAAGTATGCAATCAAcggatctggctcctctccaatgaggccACTGATCAGGGAGTGTCCAATGAGACATTTGACGGTTGGGCTGGCTAGCGCACATCCCGGtgtcaaatgaaatagaaattctgaaatagcttctttgctatttcagaatttctattccacttgatttctatttcattgaaataaggtgcaaaaatcaaaccaaacaattcaGAAGTAGAAATCAtcccctgaaattgaaataaaaatcataccaaatcaggcctaaatATAGACTAATTATACACAGAATCCATGAGCCGAGGTTTTGGAATGCCCATCAAAACCTTGGCTTTTTGGAGAGTAATTCCAACTTTCTCAGTCATATCTTCCAATGAATCATCAAAGATATCCCATTCAAAAGCATGGATCAATGATGCCAAGGAATACTGAACCATACGAAGACCAAGGGGCAGCCCAACACACGATCGTCTCCCAGTTCCAAAAGGCAAAATTTCAAAATCTTGTCCTTTAACATCCATTTCTGATTCAAGAAACCTCTCAGGCTTAAACTCCAAAGGCTCTGGCCATACTTTTGGGTCTCTAGCTATCCCCCAAACGTTCACAAATACAATAGCATGCTTAGGCACATGGTAACCATACACCTCACATGCTTCATTACTCCGGCGAGGGACAAGGAGTGGAACTGCTGGGTGTAATCGAAAGATTTCTTTCACTGCAGCTTGGAAGTAGGTAAGCTTAGGGATATCagcttcttcaacaaatctGTTCTTCCCAATAACTTGTTCAAGCTCTACTAATATCTTTTCATGGACTTCTGGTTTCTTGAGGATTTCAGCCATTCCCCATTCTACTGTGCTTGATGTAGTGTCACTCCCTGCCATAAACATGTCCTACAACACCAAATTGTTAACTAACAGATTCATCTTAACATTTTACCTTAACTTTAGGGTGCATGAGAGAACGAATTTCTATCACTTGTGGTTTCTCTGTCCGGTACGGTTCCcgagtgcctctaataaaaggggggtggactccatccgggcagtgtgttcggtcaaGGGGTGGAATAGTCATTTCagcctccctatgagaggaatcgcACAACCGTACCGGTCAGCGAACCTCAGGGAATAAAGGTCCCCGCTAACCGGTCGCGTGCCTAATGAGGCTCCCACGCCTAAACACAGAAACCGCCCTTTTGTCTTGAAATGACCACATTGCCCCCATGAAAAGACAGAAATCCCATGGGATGTAAGGTGGTTATTTCCAGGCGGTAGAATGGtttttgtgtctaggcgtgggGCGGGCCACGCTAGGTGCACGATCAGTTAGCGCTCTTTCTCTCTTAACTTTATTAGGGGGGAAAACCCTTGTCTTCCCCGAGTGGTAAACATAGACGAACCAAGATAGATATCTATGTAATAAAAGATCTCCCACCCATCTCACTGGTCAATTTTGAGTCCAAAAGAGGACACAAACCCTTGATCCACACTAGGCTATATATCCTAGTTAATTTGTTGAACACAAGAGGTTAATTAAAAGCtcaaatagaaaaaaaccaTTTGAGAAGCATATATACTTACAATGAGCATCCCTTTGATGTCAACCCTAGAGAATTGCTTCAAACCATCATCATCCTTTCTCTCATTCTTGTAGTCTAAGAACACATCCAACAAATCCAACCTTCCATTCTCATTTATttttatccctttcttcttctcttctaatcTCTCATCAATCAAATTTTCGAAAAAGCTATCCATTTTTTTTGCGACCTTGGACACTCTCTTCTTTAGACCTTGTGGATCAAGTATTTTTAAGAATGGGATCAAGTCAGCCATATTGGGGACAGCAACTGCTTCAAAGACATCTCTCACCATCTCTTTCAGCTCAAGGTTGTCAAATAGGCTCTTTGAGCATACAAAGTTACTCGTGAGATTTGTTGAGACAACAAACATCGATTCCGCAATATTCACTGGTGTCTTCGACTTTGAACAAGCATACAGACTTTTGAGTAGGCCACGGACCTATATTTGAGTTGTTGAATCAGTACATGTTTACTTCTCATATGCATTGCTTTATTGTATTTTGTTTTAGGGAGTGGGTTCTCTCCGACGCCTGAGTACTAATTCATCAATGGAGTTTTATGGGGGGAGTCGAACATATGACCTCCCTTGACTTAGGCCAGGGCTTTACTGCATTGGTAGCCACCACCACACCAAGCGGATGCT is a window encoding:
- the LOC122666300 gene encoding flavonoid 3'-monooxygenase CYP75B137-like, which gives rise to MGPIRTLLSTVTTYQYSTTSLSGILLVILTSIAVFFLIPIIFRRRNWRNAPPGPLGWPILGYLPYLSECLHEDLFHLSKTYGPFFSLQMGQKPVIVVSSPEVAREILKHKEGSFSSRTITEAVRSIAYDGTTLVFVPYSERWRLLRKILTTELFSSRAIDLLQPARQQQVRGLLKSLYACSKSKTPVNIAESMFVVSTNLTSNFVCSKSLFDNLELKEMVRDVFEAVAVPNMADLIPFLKILDPQGLKKRVSKVAKKMDSFFENLIDERLEEKKKGIKINENGRLDLLDVFLDYKNERKDDDGLKQFSRVDIKGMLIDMFMAGSDTTSSTVEWGMAEILKKPEVHEKILVELEQVIGKNRFVEEADIPKLTYFQAAVKEIFRLHPAVPLLVPRRSNEACEVYGYHVPKHAIVFVNVWGIARDPKVWPEPLEFKPERFLESEMDVKGQDFEILPFGTGRRSCVGLPLGLRMVQYSLASLIHAFEWDIFDDSLEDMTEKVGITLQKAKVLMGIPKPRLMDSVYN